From the Tursiops truncatus isolate mTurTru1 chromosome 6, mTurTru1.mat.Y, whole genome shotgun sequence genome, the window CATGCCACGGAAGCAGCAGTGTGCCCTTCtcagtataaatatatacacatatgtatctaTCTCACACAAGGTCCGTGATGTTCCTTATCACCGGGTAATGTTTCTTGGCCAACTTGGTTAGGGTGACGTCTGCTAGGTTTCTCCATTATAATGTTatgattttcctctttgtaattaataaggcTCTTGTCTTGTTGTTTAAGATGATTTTATGCTTCTGTAAAGTGACAGTCAAGGGTTGGAGCAAGTGCTGTTCACAGAGGGTTGCCGAGTATCGTGTACTGGTGGGAAGAAGCTGTGCCCTAGAAGATGACGGAGTCATTATTTAAGTGTTTGAATAGATTTTTCTCAATCCATACTGAAATGGATTGCCTGACATTATACTGCAGGATTTTTAAGCCCGACCTCCAGGCGTATCTCATAGTTACTAGCAAAAATGAAAGTGTGAAAtgctttttaatgtatatttaacaACACATAGTCTGGTGATTACTGATGTGTATTCTCTGTGGACTCCACTCTGCTATCAGAGGAGAATGTTGAGAGACAacatttttacacatttattcGATCTAAATCCATCACATGTTTACTTTCTAGATATgtatagctgtcatttataacaaGATCATAAAAAGTCAAATACGCTAAGTCTAACTCAAACTTCGAGTCATAGGATTACAATCAATTTTCAGAAAAGTGCAATTACTGTTTTTCCTTACTCTACCTTATGAAATAGGCTACTGGTAAATGACACGAAAATATAGCCattaaaaagggggggggaaaTACAGCATAGCAATGGGGGTATGGGGGTAATGCTACTTTGTTCATCCTTTTGATTCAGAAATTCACATAATAGCTCCTATTTAAAGGAATTTACATCATTGAATCCAGTGCTGTGCTcgagaaataaaatgtgaaaaatgtactAAATTCCTTCCTATGGTGTCACTGTTTGATAAGGATTAAGGtacctttttttggggggggcataCACTGGGTTGCACAGCAAGAGTTCACATCTCGTACTAATATATGCTAGATACTTGCATAGTCTATAGGCCATTGTTGTTAAAGTAGCAGTAGTGTAGGCATTTTAGATCACAGAGCCCCAGTGGTCTACGTTTTGTTTGCTTTGACATTATTCAACTCAATCTGTTTCTCTAACGGTGACTCTAATGACTACGTTGGCATGGCAGAAAAGTATGCTTTGTGGATCGACTTGTATTAACCGTGCTTGCATGTTGTTTTCTGCTCTCGGTGTTCCATGAGCAGACAGAGCACCTTCGGTTGCACTGAATAGTCATGCACAGTCAATAagtttttgtgtttgtctttgtcATTTCTTTGATGTGGCCTCCAGGATGCTGCCGGCAAGGTGCTGGACCGCTGGGCCATCATGTCTCGAGAAGAGGAAATCATCACCCTTCAGCAGTTTCTGCGGTTCGGAGAAACCAAATCCATTGTGGAGCTGATGGCCATTCAGGAGAAAGAGGGGCAGGCCGTAGCTGTACCGTCTTCAAAGACAGACTCAGACATCAGAACTTTCATTGAGAGTAATAATCGCACCAGGAGTCCCAGCCTCCTTGCCCATCTAGAGAACAGCAACCCTTCCAGCATTCATCACTTTGAAAACATCCCCAACAGCCTCGCCTTCCTGCTGCCATTCCAGTACATAAACCCGGTCTCAGCCCCGCTGCTAGGATTGCCTCCGAATGGGTTGCTGTTAGAGCAACCAGGACTGAGGCTGCGGGAACCCAGCCTTTCGACCCAGAATGAATATAACGAGAGCAGTGAATCTGAAGTGTCTCCCACACCCTACAAGAACGACCAGACGCCCAACAGAAACGCCCTGACCAGCATTACTAATGTGGAGCCCAAAACTGAGCCAGCCTGCGTGTCCCCCATTCAGAATTCCGCCCCGGTCAGTGATCTGTCCAAAACCGAACACCCAAAAAGCTCATTCCGGATCCACCGGATGAGAAGGATGGGGTCAGCGTCTAGGAAAGGAAGAGTGTTCTGTAACGCGTGTGGGAAGACGTTCTATGACAAAGGTACTCTCAAAATCCATTATAACGCTGTTCACCTGAAGATCAAACATCGGTGCACCATCGAAGGTTGCAACATGGTCTTTAGCTCCCTCCGAAGCCGTAACCGTCACAGTGCGAACCCTAACCCTCGCCTTCACATGCCTATGCTAAGGAATAACCGAGACAAAGATTTAATTCGGGCCACATCAGGGGCTGCCACCCCCGTCATAGCAAGTACAAAATCAAATCTCACACTCACAAGCCCTGGCCGGCCCCCAATGGGTTTTACCACTCCCCCACTAGACCCCGTCTTACAGAATCCTCTCCCTAGCCAGCTGGTGTTTTCTGGGCTAAAGACTGTCCAACCAGTTCCTCCGTTTTATAGAAGTTTACTCACTCCGGGGGAAATGGTGAGTCCTCCAACCTCCCTCCCGACCAGTCCCATCATTCCAACCAGTGGTACCGTAGAGCAGCTCCCCCCATTACCCTCTGAGCCAGCAGCGCCAGTAGTGATGATGGCCACTCATGAGCCCAGTGCCGACCTGGCGCCCAAGAAGAAGCCCAGGAAGTCCAGCATGCCTGTGAAGATCGAGAAGGAAATTATTGATACTGCCGATGAGTTTGACGATGAAGACGACGACCCCAATGATGGCGGAGCTGTGGTCAACGACGGGAGCCACGACAATCACTGCCACTCGCAGGAGGAAATGAGTCCAGGCATGTCTGTGAAGGACTTTTCTAAGCATAGCAGGACCCGGTGCATTTCAAGGACTGAAATACGAAGGGCCGACAGCATGACTTCCGAGGACCAAGAACCTGAGCGGGACTACGAGAACGAGTCTGAGTCTTCGGAGCCCAAACTGGGTGAGGAATCCATGGAAGGGGATGAGCACATGCACGGCGAGGTGAGCGAGAAAGTCCTGgtgaacagtgagaggccggacGAGAACCACAGTGAGCCCTCTCACCAGGACGTCATCAAGGTGAAGGAAGAGTTTACAGATCCCACTTACGACATGTTTTACATGAGCCAGTACGGACTGTACAACGGCGGGGGTGCCAGCATGGCAGCCCTGCACGAGAGTTTTGCATCATCTCTGAATTACGGCAGCCCTCAAAAGTTCTCCCCGGAAGGTGATCTGTGTTCTAGCCCAGACCCCAAAATCTGTTATGTGTGCAAGAAGAGTTTCAAGAGCTCCTACAGCGTGAAGCTCCACTACAGGAACGTTCACTTGAAAGAGATGCACGTCTGCACGGTGGCTGGCTGCAATGCCGCCTTCCCCTCTCGCCGAAGCAGAGACAGGTCAGTAAATCTCCATTGGCTGCtcctgctgggggtggagggtgccGGTCATGGTGGacttgaaacattaaaaaaatccagcTTAGATGTTTTCTGATGCACTGTAAAGATTGTCCACAGTGATCACGTGACCCCCCCCCAAGCTGCCGTGCTCGTGAAGGATTGTTGCAGTTGGTGCTTGTTGTGATTACGCATGCAGAGTCATGTGCCATCTTACCCAGTAATGCACGCCATTTTTCTCTgtgctctgtgtatgtgtgtatgtttccaTGCATCTAGGTGTGAATAAGTTAACTATGTACACAGTTCCCTGCTTCCCCGTGAACCTTCACTTAGAAGCCGCAGCTTCTGTTATatatatttctgctttgccatgtggctttttaattaaatcaatatattatcttcatacacacatatttatccaatatagaaacagaaatttaCGGATGGAAAGAACCATAGGTCCAGGACATCGAGACAGCCTGCATCTCCGTAGGTATAACCAGAAATGTTATCGTTCTTACATGAGTATTTAGTATGTCCTTGAATTCTTTAAGAGTCATACAAATATCAGAAGAAAACGGGACCAAAGTAATTGTTGATACGGGGAAGTGGTATGGTGATGGGGGTTACTTTAACTTTTTAACAATGTCTTGGAGCACATCTCTAAAATATAATCTGTCGTGGGAATTATGCACAGAAGGGGAGGCATGCATATACTTTGAGGATCAGTTAGAATATATTATGTCCAGCCTTCAGATGACATCACACCTTAGCTATGTAGCTGCAGCTCTGAAACAGTTGGGCTTAAACAGAAGCAGCTGGTCCTAAACTTACAGTGGTCTTTTTCAATCAtcttaaagaaaatgtgatagaaATGGAATGTGTCAAGGTGGTCAGTGGTGGGGTAACACAGTTGTCCTACCCTTGCGGAGATAAGCTTATGAACAGATCATTTACATGATACACTAGCTCAACGAGAGTCACGCAGTTAGTTCATCCCATCATGTTGGATGtggtttttggttttccagtgccttttaaaaatatttttggagaaaatttttttacatGGTAAAAATCAATATATctagaagaaacaaaatgaattagGAAGTTTCCAAAGAGCCAGCACCCAAATTCTAGTGTTTATCGGTTGGGCAGAGGTCTCTGACAAAGTCACATATAATAGAAGTACACTGAAAAGTAGTGATCTGTCACTAGAATGCtcagctttttttaaaagttcaatctttttaaaaatgaacgttaaaatatattttcctttgtacTCAAATATAAGCGGCCCAATGTATGAAAAGCAAAATCTCTGAGAAAAAACTAAGTGGCTTTCTTTGTACAACTCAAAACATACTTTGAAGAGAAATCTCTTCTTAaaaatcccccctcccccatttacCTTGTGCTGTAAAAACGTTTTATGGTCACAAAGGTCTTTTCAGTTCCGGGTTATCATCGACAGCCCCAGAATACGGCAGATAAGATAGATAGCTAGactttgaataataaaatataatactatacccaccccaccccccaagttTGTGAgcaatattcattcttttatgtttGAAATAGTGCACTGGCGATAATGAGGTTAAtgcattggatttttttttttaacaaaaataaaagactcaTGAAAACCtgcataaaatatttatggaaatggAGTGTTTGAAGACAAGCCAAAATTTAAGCTTATTTGCATGAATTCCTATCACAGTTTTAGTTGGTTTGCTGAAAATACTGCAAGTCATGACACTGGAATAAATGGCTCTGGGACCAAAGGCTACAACACCCGAAGCTTGGTGCTCTCATTTATGTCAAGCCACTAGAAAACGCAAGCGCTTGTGTTTTTATGTCCTAATGTATAAGGAGGTACTGTGGGGAGGGTGGTTTGTCTGAGGAAAAACATTTAGTGATTGAGTGATGATAGCAGAAGAATATTTcaatctctaattttattttaaggattgAGAGTTTCATGCGTGACCAGCCATACAGAAGTTTAGACCAGTGCCTAGGATAACTAGGATATAGGATATTCTAGGTGAGAAGCATAATACAGATATTCTCCCATGTATGTTCAGTCACAGAAGAGATTGCAAACCTCAGAAGACAGGTGATTACATTTCATATGGGTAAAATAGCACGTCATGCCTAATCTTTTTAATTCTGGAGTTTTGTCACACatgataaaaagcaaattaaaaaaaaatactgtacaaGAAAGTCTTGATTCTCACGTGAAATTTTGCTTTTCAAGAATCCGCAAATCTTTTGCCCTCAGGGTAAAAACATAGCAAAAACTCTTGatactttgactttttttttttttaagaagagtgTTCATCCTTGTTGAGTCTATTACTTGAGTTAATATATGATGTGACTGTAACTACCACCGAATAAGCAAAAACAGTGATGCCACTGGGGTACCACCCTCCTCGTGCATCTCAGGAAACACAGTTGCACTATAATTGTACTCCTGTTTCAGCCCTTTATTGTCATTTCATCAACTAATAACGACCTGTAATTTAATCTCCTTATTCACAAAGCCTCTTGCCTCACATCTTGAATCTACCCCTCAGACATattatcttcctctttctcttcacttGTACTGTGTCAGTCACAAGAACCCCAGGAATTTCGTGTCCCTGCTTTTGTCCTCTTCAATTCACTATGAAGCTAGGATAAGTTTTCTTACCTTTCTCTGAGCCAACATACCTTCCCAAACAGAAATCCCCCTTTGCCTTTAATCCTGCCGTGTCCTCgcccatttctctcctctccccagagtCTCGACTCATCCATCCTGCACTCCACAACATCTTCCTTGTGCAAATAAAGCATTAGAAGGCATTCCGAGTGGGGGCTGAAGTGTGCAAGGCTACCGGGTTTCCGGGATGCCTGGGATAAAATTAACAGAATGACCCTCTTCCTACTGTCTGCGAAAGCAGCCTTCTTGTCTTTGGGCTTAGAACACCTTACAGGAGAGAGAAACAGGTCTTCTTGTGCTTCTTCCAAGATGGTTATACACGAGGGAGTTGCGTGTTTGGTCTCAGATAGATAGGCTGTTAGTAGGATGGAGGTAGAAAGATGTTAAACGCTGTGTTTTAGATTTGACGGCTAGGTAGCAGAGATTTCCAAGTCTTCGCTTATGGTCTTTCTAGGTTTTTATAAGATCCCATTGAAGGCTTTTTGAAAAGCAAGAATATTCTTTGTGTAAAGTCAcaaaaagggaggagagagagagagagagagagagagagagagaggcacaaGCAAGGCTTGTGAGGGCTGAGGAGTCCAAGCGCAGTGTCAGAGGTGTCCTTTTCTATACAGCTGTGAATGAGTGTGAGTTTAATAAATCAGAAAGCAAAGAGGACCATTCCACGCTAATGACAAAGAGCAAGCTAATATACCCAGACTCCAGTTCATCTGGTCGCTAGGTGGTTGTTAGGGTAATTTTTACTCCAGGTTCTAgaagtaaaatgtaaattattttccctgtaaAGATCTATAGAACTATAAGGCAATGGCTGAAGTATTTACGTGCATACTGATAACAGTGTGTAGTGTTACACCTGACAGTCTCTAAACACCCTTACTTCTTTCTTGTTCGTCCCTTGATTTTTCTGCCAAGGTGCTGTTCTCTCAGGGAACAGGAAAGCTGACCTGGGTTTTGaagtaaacatatgaaaatactcCCTGGGAAGAAGACATTCCAACTGGCCTAGAACCTACAGTCTTCATACAGGACATTTTCTTGAAGATAGTGTCATAGAATTGGCTGGGCCTGGCTTCCTTTGGTCATTTCTCATCCTCTGTCATGTTTTTTGATCCCCAGGAGGGCCGACTGGCCATGGATCAACCCcatttataaattacatttggtttttattcagaaaaatagaaaCCCTTCTGTCCTCTTCCCCCAAATTCCTTATCATTTGCTAATATAAAAATCGATTTAATGCCGATCACTAAAACAGACGTAAACAGATTTTACATTGGCAGCTATAACGAAGACGTCGTCCACAGAAACTAGATGGTCTGCATCtttgttcctctcttcctctgaGAATAGTGGCCACTAATTGCCACAGTTTATCTTGAATTTTATCAGAAGGGTCAGCACATATGGTTGATCTTCAAGGTGTAGGAAAGGCGATTCAGCCCCATgaatagatttaaaaacaaaataatatttggtCAGGgtgatttataaataaatatgaggcAACTATTGGTGCCAAGGGTGAACCTTCTCTTTGATGGCTAGTTAAATCTGTCCAGATTTAAACCTGTAAACTTCTTGATTTGTATGGAATAAGATATCTGTATTTGGTTTATTAAAACCTGCTGATGTCTCCAGAACTAAATTTGTTCCTCTATAGGCCTCTGGGTAGCTGTACCTAAAGAGCAGAGATGtatagtttttgcttgtctgattACCTGACTTCCAGCCCTGTACAGGTGTGCAGGAATAAATTAACATGAGCTACCTCTGATGAGCCACTGCATACATTAACAGCAGAGGTGAAGATGCGAAAACATGCTGCCCGCCTCCTGTTAGCACCTTCTCAGCAGCGACATCCATTTTTTCCATCATTCTCTGTGTTTGGAAACGTAGAGAACTTTCTAAAGAGAGATTCTCAGTAAATACACATGATTTCACCAGGCAATACCTCCAAGAGATGAGCCACTTAGCACCAACTGAAGATAACTATTAGTATATTTGCCCTAATATAATTAGCTGTCAAATAAAGTGTGTTAATCCTCTCCAAGTACAAGAAGAGAACATGTTAAGGCATCAGCCTTCTCGTTTCCTATATTTTTGCCATTCAAACTGCAGCTCTCCAGAATTCTTTTAAAAGGTGAAGTTGTGCCGGTCCTCTGACTTTTAaaggaagaggttttttttttttttccttcttccctgtcACTCTGTTTGGTTCCACAATACAGCCAGGAGATCAGTAGGTCTTTTGTACTTCTCTCCATTACTTTCCAtcaaaggcaaacaaacaaa encodes:
- the BNC2 gene encoding zinc finger protein basonuclin-2 isoform X5; translated protein: MSEEAEVDVRERETQRDREPKRARDLTLRDCCTDNSMQFGTRTTPAEPGFMGTWQNADTNLLFRMSQQAIRCTLVNCTCECFQPGKINLRTCDQCKHGWVAHALDKLSTQHLYHPTQVEIVQSNVVFDISSLMLYGTQAVPVRLKILLDRLFSVLKQEEVLHILHGLGWTLRDYVRGYILQDAAGKVLDRWAIMSREEEIITLQQFLRFGETKSIVELMAIQEKEGQAVAVPSSKTDSDIRTFIESNNRTRSPSLLAHLENSNPSSIHHFENIPNSLAFLLPFQYINPVSAPLLGLPPNGLLLEQPGLRLREPSLSTQNEYNESSESEVSPTPYKNDQTPNRNALTSITNVEPKTEPACVSPIQNSAPVSDLSKTEHPKSSFRIHRMRRMGSASRKGRVFCNACGKTFYDKGTLKIHYNAVHLKIKHRCTIEGCNMVFSSLRSRNRHSANPNPRLHMPMLRNNRDKDLIRATSGAATPVIASTKSNLTLTSPGRPPMGFTTPPLDPVLQNPLPSQLVFSGLKTVQPVPPFYRSLLTPGEMVSPPTSLPTSPIIPTSGTVEQLPPLPSEPAAPVVMMATHEPSADLAPKKKPRKSSMPVKIEKEIIDTADEFDDEDDDPNDGGAVVNDGSHDNHCHSQEEMSPGMSVKDFSKHSRTRCISRTEIRRADSMTSEDQEPERDYENESESSEPKLGEESMEGDEHMHGEVSEKVLVNSERPDENHSEPSHQDVIKVKEEFTDPTYDMFYMSQYGLYNGGGASMAALHESFASSLNYGSPQKFSPEGDLCSSPDPKICYVCKKSFKSSYSVKLHYRNVHLKEMHVCTVAGCNAAFPSRRSRDRNRNLRMERTIGPGHRDSLHLRRHSANINLHRKLLTKELDDMGLDSSQPSLSKDLRDEFLMKIYGAQHPLGLDVREDASSPAGTEDSHLNGYGRGMAEDYMVLDLSTTSSLQSSSSIHSSRESDAGSDEGILLDDIDGASDSGESAHKAEVPTLAGSLGADVSGSLMFNSLSGSNGGIMCNICHKMYSNKGTLRVHYKTVHLREMHKCKVPGCNMMFSSVRSRNRHSQNPNLHKNIPFTSVD
- the BNC2 gene encoding zinc finger protein basonuclin-2 isoform X2, which encodes MSEEAEVDVRERETQRDREPKRARDLTLRDCCTDNSMQFGTRTTPAEPGFMGTWQNADTNLLFRMSQQVPVACAGRVLGADFCPNLEEPDQRLEVQAIRCTLVNCTCECFQPGKINLRTCDQCKHGWVAHALDKLSTQHLYHPTQVEIVQSNVVFDISSLMLYGTQAVPVRLKILLDRLFSVLKQEEVLHILHGLGWTLRDYVRGYILQDAAGKVLDRWAIMSREEEIITLQQFLRFGETKSIVELMAIQEKEGQAVAVPSSKTDSDIRTFIESNNRTRSPSLLAHLENSNPSSIHHFENIPNSLAFLLPFQYINPVSAPLLGLPPNGLLLEQPGLRLREPSLSTQNEYNESSESEVSPTPYKNDQTPNRNALTSITNVEPKTEPACVSPIQNSAPVSDLSKTEHPKSSFRIHRMRRMGSASRKGRVFCNACGKTFYDKGTLKIHYNAVHLKIKHRCTIEGCNMVFSSLRSRNRHSANPNPRLHMPMLRNNRDKDLIRATSGAATPVIASTKSNLTLTSPGRPPMGFTTPPLDPVLQNPLPSQLVFSGLKTVQPVPPFYRSLLTPGEMVSPPTSLPTSPIIPTSGTVEQLPPLPSEPAAPVVMMATHEPSADLAPKKKPRKSSMPVKIEKEIIDTADEFDDEDDDPNDGGAVVNDGSHDNHCHSQEEMSPGMSVKDFSKHSRTRCISRTEIRRADSMTSEDQEPERDYENESESSEPKLGEESMEGDEHMHGEVSEKVLVNSERPDENHSEPSHQDVIKVKEEFTDPTYDMFYMSQYGLYNGGGASMAALHESFASSLNYGSPQKFSPEGDLCSSPDPKICYVCKKSFKSSYSVKLHYRNVHLKEMHVCTVAGCNAAFPSRRSRDRNRNLRMERTIGPGHRDSLHLRSANINLHRKLLTKELDDMGLDSSQPSLSKDLRDEFLMKIYGAQHPLGLDVREDASSPAGTEDSHLNGYGRGMAEDYMVLDLSTTSSLQSSSSIHSSRESDAGSDEGILLDDIDGASDSGESAHKAEVPTLAGSLGADVSGSLMFNSLSGSNGGIMCNICHKMYSNKGTLRVHYKTVHLREMHKCKVPGCNMMFSSVRSRNRHSQNPNLHKNIPFTSVD
- the BNC2 gene encoding zinc finger protein basonuclin-2 isoform X13, with the translated sequence MSEEAEVDVRERETQRDREPKRARDLTLRDCCTDNSMQFGTRTTPAEPGFMGTWQNADTNLLFRMSQQVPVACAGRVLGADFCPNLEEPDQRLEVQAIRCTLVNCTCECFQPGKINLRTCDQCKHGWVAHALDKLSTQHLYHPTQVEIVQSNVVFDISSLMLYGTQAVPVRLKILLDRLFSVLKQEEVLHILHGLGWTLRDYVRGYILQDAAGKVLDRWAIMSREEEIITLQQFLRFGETKSIVELMAIQEKEGQAVAVPSSKTDSDIRTFIESNNRTRSPSLLAHLENSNPSSIHHFENIPNSLAFLLPFQYINPVSAPLLGLPPNGLLLEQPGLRLREPSLSTQNEYNESSESEVSPTPYKNDQTPNRNALTSITNVEPKTEPACVSPIQNSAPVSDLSKTEHPKSSFRIHRMRRMGSASRKGRVFCNACGKTFYDKGTLKIHYNAVHLKIKHRCTIEGCNMVFSSLRSRNRHSANPNPRLHMPMLRNNRDKDLIRATSGAATPVIASTKSNLTLTSPGRPPMGFTTPPLDPVLQNPLPSQLVFSGLKTVQPVPPFYRSLLTPGEMVSPPTSLPTSPIIPTSGTVEQLPPLPSEPAAPVVMMATHEPSADLAPKKKPRKSSMPVKIEKEIIDTADEFDDEDDDPNDGGAVVNDGSHDNHCHSQEEMSPGMSVKDFSKHSRTRCISRTEIRRADSMTSEDQEPERDYENESESSEPKLGEESMEGDEHMHGEVSEKVLVNSERPDENHSEPSHQDVIKVKEEFTDPTYDMFYMSQYGLYNGGGASMAALHESFASSLNYGSPQKFSPEGDLCSSPDPKICYVCKKSFKSSYSVKLHYRNVHLKEMHVCTVAGCNAAFPSRRSRDRNRNLRMERTIGPGHRDSLHLRSKRLES
- the BNC2 gene encoding zinc finger protein basonuclin-2 isoform X12 — its product is MSEEAEVDVRERETQRDREPKRARDLTLRDCCTDNSMQFGTRTTPAEPGFMGTWQNADTNLLFRMSQQVPVACAGRVLGADFCPNLEEPDQRLEVQAIRCTLVNCTCECFQPGKINLRTCDQCKHGWVAHALDKLSTQHLYHPTQVEIVQSNVVFDISSLMLYGTQAVPVRLKILLDRLFSVLKQEEVLHILHGLGWTLRDYVRGYILQDAAGKVLDRWAIMSREEEIITLQQFLRFGETKSIVELMAIQEKEGQAVAVPSSKTDSDIRTFIESNNRTRSPSLLAHLENSNPSSIHHFENIPNSLAFLLPFQYINPVSAPLLGLPPNGLLLEQPGLRLREPSLSTQNEYNESSESEVSPTPYKNDQTPNRNALTSITNVEPKTEPACVSPIQNSAPVSDLSKTEHPKSSFRIHRMRRMGSASRKGRVFCNACGKTFYDKGTLKIHYNAVHLKIKHRCTIEGCNMVFSSLRSRNRHSANPNPRLHMPMLRNNRDKDLIRATSGAATPVIASTKSNLTLTSPGRPPMGFTTPPLDPVLQNPLPSQLVFSGLKTVQPVPPFYRSLLTPGEMVSPPTSLPTSPIIPTSGTVEQLPPLPSEPAAPVVMMATHEPSADLAPKKKPRKSSMPVKIEKEIIDTADEFDDEDDDPNDGGAVVNDGSHDNHCHSQEEMSPGMSVKDFSKHSRTRCISRTEIRRADSMTSEDQEPERDYENESESSEPKLGEESMEGDEHMHGEVSEKVLVNSERPDENHSEPSHQDVIKVKEEFTDPTYDMFYMSQYGLYNGGGASMAALHESFASSLNYGSPQKFSPEGDLCSSPDPKICYVCKKSFKSSYSVKLHYRNVHLKEMHVCTVAGCNAAFPSRRSRDRNRNLRMERTIGPGHRDSLHLHTVPTSISIVNC
- the BNC2 gene encoding zinc finger protein basonuclin-2 isoform X1, giving the protein MSEEAEVDVRERETQRDREPKRARDLTLRDCCTDNSMQFGTRTTPAEPGFMGTWQNADTNLLFRMSQQVPVACAGRVLGADFCPNLEEPDQRLEVQAIRCTLVNCTCECFQPGKINLRTCDQCKHGWVAHALDKLSTQHLYHPTQVEIVQSNVVFDISSLMLYGTQAVPVRLKILLDRLFSVLKQEEVLHILHGLGWTLRDYVRGYILQDAAGKVLDRWAIMSREEEIITLQQFLRFGETKSIVELMAIQEKEGQAVAVPSSKTDSDIRTFIESNNRTRSPSLLAHLENSNPSSIHHFENIPNSLAFLLPFQYINPVSAPLLGLPPNGLLLEQPGLRLREPSLSTQNEYNESSESEVSPTPYKNDQTPNRNALTSITNVEPKTEPACVSPIQNSAPVSDLSKTEHPKSSFRIHRMRRMGSASRKGRVFCNACGKTFYDKGTLKIHYNAVHLKIKHRCTIEGCNMVFSSLRSRNRHSANPNPRLHMPMLRNNRDKDLIRATSGAATPVIASTKSNLTLTSPGRPPMGFTTPPLDPVLQNPLPSQLVFSGLKTVQPVPPFYRSLLTPGEMVSPPTSLPTSPIIPTSGTVEQLPPLPSEPAAPVVMMATHEPSADLAPKKKPRKSSMPVKIEKEIIDTADEFDDEDDDPNDGGAVVNDGSHDNHCHSQEEMSPGMSVKDFSKHSRTRCISRTEIRRADSMTSEDQEPERDYENESESSEPKLGEESMEGDEHMHGEVSEKVLVNSERPDENHSEPSHQDVIKVKEEFTDPTYDMFYMSQYGLYNGGGASMAALHESFASSLNYGSPQKFSPEGDLCSSPDPKICYVCKKSFKSSYSVKLHYRNVHLKEMHVCTVAGCNAAFPSRRSRDRNRNLRMERTIGPGHRDSLHLRRHSANINLHRKLLTKELDDMGLDSSQPSLSKDLRDEFLMKIYGAQHPLGLDVREDASSPAGTEDSHLNGYGRGMAEDYMVLDLSTTSSLQSSSSIHSSRESDAGSDEGILLDDIDGASDSGESAHKAEVPTLAGSLGADVSGSLMFNSLSGSNGGIMCNICHKMYSNKGTLRVHYKTVHLREMHKCKVPGCNMMFSSVRSRNRHSQNPNLHKNIPFTSVD
- the BNC2 gene encoding zinc finger protein basonuclin-2 isoform X11, which produces MAGWHMDAAGKVLDRWAIMSREEEIITLQQFLRFGETKSIVELMAIQEKEGQAVAVPSSKTDSDIRTFIESNNRTRSPSLLAHLENSNPSSIHHFENIPNSLAFLLPFQYINPVSAPLLGLPPNGLLLEQPGLRLREPSLSTQNEYNESSESEVSPTPYKNDQTPNRNALTSITNVEPKTEPACVSPIQNSAPVSDLSKTEHPKSSFRIHRMRRMGSASRKGRVFCNACGKTFYDKGTLKIHYNAVHLKIKHRCTIEGCNMVFSSLRSRNRHSANPNPRLHMPMLRNNRDKDLIRATSGAATPVIASTKSNLTLTSPGRPPMGFTTPPLDPVLQNPLPSQLVFSGLKTVQPVPPFYRSLLTPGEMVSPPTSLPTSPIIPTSGTVEQLPPLPSEPAAPVVMMATHEPSADLAPKKKPRKSSMPVKIEKEIIDTADEFDDEDDDPNDGGAVVNDGSHDNHCHSQEEMSPGMSVKDFSKHSRTRCISRTEIRRADSMTSEDQEPERDYENESESSEPKLGEESMEGDEHMHGEVSEKVLVNSERPDENHSEPSHQDVIKVKEEFTDPTYDMFYMSQYGLYNGGGASMAALHESFASSLNYGSPQKFSPEGDLCSSPDPKICYVCKKSFKSSYSVKLHYRNVHLKEMHVCTVAGCNAAFPSRRSRDRNRNLRMERTIGPGHRDSLHLRRHSANINLHRKLLTKELDDMGLDSSQPSLSKDLRDEFLMKIYGAQHPLGLDVREDASSPAGTEDSHLNGYGRGMAEDYMVLDLSTTSSLQSSSSIHSSRESDAGSDEGILLDDIDGASDSGESAHKAEVPTLAGSLGADVSGSLMFNSLSGSNGGIMCNICHKMYSNKGTLRVHYKTVHLREMHKCKVPGCNMMFSSVRSRNRHSQNPNLHKNIPFTSVD